In Nitrospira sp., one DNA window encodes the following:
- a CDS encoding nucleotide sugar dehydrogenase → MDKRPSRSIAVVGLGYVGLPIAVAFGKIAPVVGFDINKRKIEELRKGIDRTGEVSQHDLASAQIRYSSEPSDLKAADFIIVAVPTPINEALQPDLTALEKASELIGHHLSLSTIVVYESTVYPGATEEVCLPILERSSGMKAGVDFKLGYSPERINPGDKEHTLERITKVVSAQDPESLDIIADTYALVVKAGVHRASSIRVAEAAKVIENTQRDLNIALMNELALIFHRLGIDTKSVLEAAGTKWNFLKFSPGLVGGHCIGVDPYYLTSKAESVGYHPQVILSGRRINNGMGKFVAEHAMKLLSHLSRPANELKVGVLGLTFKENVPDLRNSRVPDIISELREYGIEVLVHDPIAESDEAVAEYGIHLIEWKEMTNLDGVIIAVAHKKFSDMNVVDLLKPLRNQKQGVVIDVKSILDPSHIPASIKYWRL, encoded by the coding sequence ATGGATAAGCGACCATCGCGTTCAATCGCCGTTGTGGGATTGGGTTACGTAGGCCTCCCAATTGCCGTGGCATTTGGGAAGATTGCTCCTGTCGTGGGGTTTGACATCAACAAGAGAAAAATTGAAGAGTTACGAAAGGGAATCGATCGGACAGGAGAGGTATCACAACATGATCTTGCTTCTGCTCAAATAAGGTATTCATCGGAGCCCTCAGACCTTAAGGCAGCCGACTTCATTATTGTCGCAGTTCCGACTCCCATCAATGAGGCGTTACAGCCTGATCTTACCGCCTTAGAAAAAGCTTCAGAGCTGATCGGGCATCACCTATCTTTGAGTACCATCGTGGTATATGAATCGACTGTTTACCCAGGCGCGACGGAAGAAGTATGTCTGCCGATCTTGGAACGCTCTTCTGGAATGAAAGCGGGCGTAGATTTTAAATTAGGTTACTCACCGGAGCGAATAAATCCCGGGGATAAAGAACATACGCTCGAAAGGATTACCAAGGTCGTGTCGGCGCAGGACCCTGAATCTCTGGACATCATCGCGGACACATATGCGTTAGTTGTGAAAGCGGGTGTTCATCGTGCATCAAGTATCAGGGTAGCAGAGGCAGCGAAGGTCATCGAAAACACTCAACGCGACCTTAATATTGCTCTGATGAACGAGCTTGCTTTGATTTTTCATCGGCTAGGAATAGATACTAAATCTGTCCTTGAAGCCGCAGGAACGAAATGGAATTTTCTCAAGTTCTCTCCTGGCCTTGTCGGTGGCCATTGTATCGGAGTGGACCCTTATTATTTGACGTCAAAGGCGGAATCAGTGGGCTATCATCCACAAGTGATTCTTTCCGGTCGACGCATTAACAACGGCATGGGAAAGTTTGTGGCGGAACACGCCATGAAGCTGCTCAGCCACTTGTCGCGCCCTGCTAATGAACTCAAAGTAGGAGTGCTCGGTTTGACGTTTAAGGAAAACGTGCCGGATCTCCGTAACAGCAGAGTGCCTGACATCATCTCCGAGCTTCGTGAATATGGAATCGAAGTGCTCGTACATGATCCCATCGCAGAAAGTGACGAAGCCGTGGCAGAGTATGGCATTCATCTTATCGAATGGAAAGAGATGACAAATCTTGATGGAGTAATTATTGCCGTTGCGCACAAGAAGTTTTCCGATATGAACGTCGTCGATCTCCTGAAGCCTCTTCGCAATCAGAAGCAAGGCGTCGTCATCGATGTTAAGAGCATCCTTGATCCAAGTCACATTCCTGCGTCGATAAAATACTGGCGGCTGTAA
- a CDS encoding AAA family ATPase yields the protein MQYPESNVSVEQTGVDTVREYALIASRNKWVIAGAIALSLALAWGYLLVAPKYYQSQALIVVEERKGIDDVINKGENSDQHFEKRLFLIQKQLISRDFLGPIAKELSVLSSESDKQGELAGWGELARMTKVERAMIDPAGGKSSQNLVDGFVVSFLHQDPNIAMQVTARIADKFIEESNRDREKEVEGTGEFLDEELRVLKRELEKREESISQFKKSHLGDLPQQADTNLRALDRAEAEITATSESLQRHSDKLDTLHQAVQLYRTSGQQSFGIGATRSVEPDPLFRHLKELREKLVKLRAEFWDGYPEIILTKEEIRQTEEELTNLYGRDAIRPDKTPLDPYLQDLLKQQTEERTEIALLRQRLDQLRVTKRDLEQRLDRAPSVEQELLVLERDYNNMKNNYAMLLDKRLHTRVEQNIEKRQKGGKYRILDRPYLPQDPAIPNSPRVLVLGFLFGCVLGAGLSVVRERLTPQFRGPEDVELLLAGPRLLAAIPDFSLLWRTASDPGYFQTPALPRPSLGIAVRSRSEAELNRQPLAERSNLHELDRRFVAKMFPRSMAAEQYRVAAARLQLLNATGAPMVVAVTSAIKGEGKTTTVINLGYTLSRDFGRRVLLLDCDFVYPELTAFLESPVSHGLIDCLRSDIPLQQAMSSFTDVPCWIMPAGESVANSNDLLRAGQLNRVLSQLREEFDYILLNAPPILPVATMNVLESHSDLLLLVVRANLTSKQAVTQAIGSLRAARPIHVVLNGVASNSLPSYMLEYAVSESRVAV from the coding sequence ATGCAATATCCTGAGTCAAATGTCTCAGTAGAACAAACAGGGGTAGACACAGTCCGCGAGTATGCCCTTATAGCTTCGCGCAATAAATGGGTCATCGCAGGTGCGATAGCTCTATCTTTGGCGCTGGCCTGGGGGTACCTGCTAGTTGCTCCTAAATACTATCAGTCGCAAGCGTTGATTGTGGTGGAAGAGCGGAAAGGAATCGATGACGTTATCAATAAGGGGGAAAACTCGGATCAACATTTCGAGAAACGTCTCTTTCTCATCCAGAAGCAACTTATCAGCCGGGATTTCTTGGGTCCCATCGCAAAAGAATTAAGCGTACTCAGTAGTGAATCTGATAAGCAAGGAGAGTTAGCTGGCTGGGGTGAGTTAGCGAGAATGACAAAGGTTGAGCGAGCGATGATCGATCCGGCTGGAGGCAAAAGCTCACAGAACTTAGTTGATGGCTTCGTGGTCTCCTTTTTACATCAGGATCCGAACATTGCTATGCAGGTGACAGCACGAATCGCGGACAAATTCATTGAGGAGAGCAACCGGGACCGTGAGAAGGAAGTTGAAGGTACAGGAGAATTCCTTGATGAAGAGCTGCGAGTGTTAAAGCGAGAGCTGGAAAAGAGAGAAGAGAGTATCAGCCAGTTCAAGAAATCACACCTGGGCGATCTTCCTCAGCAAGCAGATACCAATCTTCGGGCCTTGGATCGAGCAGAAGCAGAGATCACCGCCACTTCCGAAAGTCTTCAGCGTCACTCCGATAAGCTTGACACACTGCATCAAGCGGTTCAGCTGTACCGCACATCCGGGCAGCAGAGTTTTGGCATCGGGGCCACACGCTCGGTAGAACCGGACCCTCTATTTCGGCATCTGAAGGAGCTCCGAGAGAAACTAGTCAAGCTCAGGGCGGAATTTTGGGATGGATATCCCGAGATCATCTTGACTAAGGAAGAAATTCGGCAAACGGAGGAGGAGTTAACGAATTTGTATGGTCGGGATGCGATCCGGCCAGACAAGACGCCGCTCGATCCGTACCTCCAAGATCTGTTGAAGCAGCAAACCGAGGAGCGGACCGAGATAGCTCTGCTCAGGCAGCGGTTAGATCAATTGCGCGTCACTAAGCGGGATTTGGAACAGCGCCTCGATAGAGCGCCTTCAGTTGAACAGGAGCTCCTTGTCCTCGAGCGCGACTACAATAATATGAAGAACAATTACGCGATGCTCCTTGATAAACGTCTGCATACGCGGGTCGAACAAAATATTGAAAAACGGCAGAAGGGCGGAAAGTACCGCATACTGGACCGTCCTTATTTACCGCAGGATCCAGCCATTCCAAACAGCCCAAGAGTTTTGGTATTAGGTTTCTTGTTCGGATGCGTTTTGGGGGCAGGCCTGTCGGTCGTACGCGAGCGGCTTACTCCTCAGTTCCGCGGCCCAGAAGATGTGGAGCTGCTACTTGCAGGTCCTCGGTTGTTGGCCGCCATTCCGGATTTCTCGTTACTTTGGCGTACGGCCAGCGACCCAGGGTATTTTCAGACCCCCGCTTTGCCGAGACCTTCGCTGGGCATCGCCGTCAGATCGCGGTCGGAAGCTGAGCTGAACAGACAGCCATTGGCGGAACGATCGAATTTGCACGAGCTTGATAGAAGATTTGTTGCGAAGATGTTCCCACGTTCCATGGCTGCTGAGCAGTATCGTGTTGCTGCGGCTAGATTGCAGTTGCTCAACGCAACCGGGGCGCCGATGGTTGTCGCTGTGACGAGTGCCATCAAAGGCGAAGGAAAAACTACAACAGTGATCAATCTTGGCTATACGCTTTCACGAGACTTTGGAAGGCGCGTACTCTTGCTGGATTGTGACTTCGTCTATCCCGAACTAACGGCCTTCCTCGAATCGCCGGTAAGCCATGGGCTGATTGATTGCCTAAGAAGTGATATTCCGTTGCAGCAGGCCATGAGTTCCTTCACGGATGTTCCATGTTGGATAATGCCAGCTGGCGAATCTGTGGCTAATTCCAACGACCTATTAAGGGCGGGTCAACTCAATCGTGTTTTGTCTCAATTACGAGAGGAATTCGATTATATTCTGCTGAATGCTCCTCCAATTCTACCTGTGGCGACGATGAATGTACTAGAGAGCCATAGCGATCTCCTCCTCCTTGTGGTGAGAGCGAACCTGACGTCCAAGCAAGCTGTCACCCAGGCGATTGGATCGCTGCGTGCGGCTAGACCCATTCACGTGGTTCTCAATGGTGTGGCGTCAAATTCTCTTCCGAGCTATATGTTGGAGTACGCGGTCAGCGAGAGTCGAGTAGCTGTTTAA
- a CDS encoding polysaccharide biosynthesis protein produces the protein MKRTLDVCLAALGLALTAPLLAIISALIKLSSHGPVIFRQVRVGQGFRPFSILKFRTMVVDAPGIRLPLTVGQDPRITRIGRLLRKFKLDELPQLVNVLVGDMSLVGPRPEVPSYVERLRAEFSEVLTVRPGITDLASLRYIDEAALLAYSANPEEEYQLKVLPEKLRLARLYIRHMSLRLDLAIIMQTLVHISRLPVVLFTLPELKATVDSPLSSPWASLSTLILRWRKSIIVVLDVVLIILANYFAFVLRYDGSIPEGEIHIFEQTVLSLVAIRVVAFALFGLNEGLWRYTSIWDLQNIIGGVLTSTVIFYGWVHWGMEIYGYPRSIVAIDAMLLIGFLAGIRLSSRVLRDKSVFQKKRKVLVIGAGDSGERVVREMKTRAVFNCQPIGFVDDNVGLLNQRIHGVRVLGIVQDLPKLVEGLKPEVVVVAVPNVTPGFLRDLVIKLEPYNVSIKTLPAKEEILADQSTVSQIRNISIPDLLARAPIDLDNEATRQMVRGKCVLITGAGGSIGSELARQITLFEPKLLLLYERHENSLYTIHKELDDRRLSLTIVPLIGDVTDAKRLYAVLEQYKPQILFHAAAHKHVPLVELNPLEAVKNNCIGTRVTAEAASLYGVEQFVHISTDKAVNPSSVMGATKRVAELIIQDIARTSRTRFLLVRFGNVLGSSGSVLLRFQEQIRAGGPVTVTHQEIRRYFMLIPEAVQLVLQAATIGEQGNIYVLDMGEQIKVLDIARSLIRLSGLIPGKDIPIRFVGLRPGEKLYEELVGEGEIAVQSSLEKILQIRTIRQLDFEEFRERLSALEAASYRDETSVLLERLKEIVPMFHACVSDTESSTVSTGSL, from the coding sequence ATGAAACGCACGCTTGATGTCTGCCTAGCCGCGTTAGGGTTGGCTCTCACGGCTCCGTTGCTAGCAATCATCTCTGCTTTGATCAAACTGAGCTCGCATGGCCCGGTGATTTTTCGCCAGGTTCGCGTGGGTCAGGGATTTCGTCCCTTCTCGATACTAAAATTTCGAACCATGGTTGTGGATGCTCCTGGTATCCGCTTGCCTCTCACGGTGGGACAAGATCCTCGCATAACGAGAATCGGTCGGCTTCTACGGAAATTCAAGCTCGATGAGTTGCCTCAACTGGTAAATGTTCTTGTGGGTGATATGAGCCTTGTCGGTCCAAGACCGGAAGTTCCAAGCTATGTTGAACGACTACGTGCTGAGTTTTCGGAGGTGCTCACGGTTCGTCCAGGGATTACAGATCTGGCCTCGTTGAGGTACATTGATGAGGCGGCGCTCCTCGCCTATTCCGCTAATCCTGAAGAAGAGTATCAGCTCAAAGTTCTTCCCGAAAAGCTTCGGTTGGCGAGGTTATATATTCGCCATATGTCTTTGCGGCTCGATCTCGCGATTATAATGCAAACGTTGGTTCATATTTCTAGGCTTCCGGTTGTGCTCTTCACGCTTCCTGAACTAAAAGCAACCGTCGACTCCCCCCTATCCTCTCCTTGGGCGAGCCTATCGACCCTTATTCTGAGGTGGCGGAAGTCAATTATCGTCGTTCTTGATGTAGTGTTAATAATTCTGGCAAACTACTTTGCATTTGTCCTGCGATATGATGGCAGCATCCCCGAAGGTGAAATCCACATCTTCGAGCAAACAGTACTTTCGTTGGTTGCCATTAGAGTCGTGGCGTTTGCCTTGTTTGGCCTGAACGAAGGTTTGTGGAGGTATACGAGCATTTGGGATCTTCAAAACATTATAGGGGGGGTCCTGACAAGTACTGTCATATTTTATGGTTGGGTCCATTGGGGGATGGAGATCTATGGCTACCCACGTTCTATAGTTGCCATAGACGCTATGTTACTCATCGGGTTTCTTGCCGGGATAAGATTGTCCTCCAGGGTCCTTCGTGATAAGTCAGTATTTCAGAAAAAGCGCAAGGTTTTGGTCATCGGCGCTGGAGACTCAGGAGAACGAGTGGTTCGGGAAATGAAAACTCGTGCAGTATTTAATTGTCAGCCGATCGGATTCGTCGATGATAACGTCGGGCTTCTTAATCAACGCATCCATGGAGTCCGAGTCTTGGGGATAGTGCAAGACCTCCCAAAACTTGTAGAAGGACTTAAGCCTGAAGTAGTTGTGGTTGCGGTACCGAATGTCACTCCTGGGTTTCTTCGAGACCTCGTTATCAAATTGGAGCCGTATAATGTTTCGATCAAGACTTTGCCTGCCAAAGAGGAAATCCTCGCAGACCAAAGTACGGTCAGTCAAATACGCAATATTTCGATTCCGGATCTTTTGGCACGTGCACCTATTGACCTAGACAATGAAGCTACGAGACAGATGGTTAGAGGTAAGTGTGTCTTGATTACTGGTGCAGGCGGGTCGATCGGTTCGGAGTTGGCTCGGCAAATTACCTTATTCGAACCCAAATTGCTATTGCTCTATGAGCGTCATGAGAACAGTCTATACACTATTCATAAAGAATTAGATGATCGGAGACTTTCGTTGACTATTGTCCCATTGATTGGGGATGTCACTGACGCCAAGAGGCTCTATGCCGTGCTGGAGCAGTATAAACCTCAGATCTTGTTCCATGCGGCAGCGCACAAGCACGTTCCTCTCGTTGAGCTGAATCCTCTGGAGGCTGTGAAGAACAACTGCATCGGCACGCGTGTGACCGCTGAAGCCGCGAGTCTCTACGGAGTCGAACAGTTCGTCCATATTTCGACTGACAAGGCGGTCAACCCTTCGAGCGTGATGGGAGCTACCAAGCGAGTGGCTGAACTCATCATTCAAGATATTGCGAGGACTAGTCGGACTCGTTTCCTTCTAGTACGGTTTGGCAATGTTCTTGGCAGCAGCGGCAGTGTGTTGCTGCGCTTTCAGGAGCAAATCAGGGCTGGTGGGCCCGTAACAGTTACACACCAGGAGATCCGACGATATTTCATGCTTATCCCCGAAGCGGTTCAGTTGGTGCTTCAGGCAGCAACTATTGGCGAACAAGGTAACATTTATGTTCTAGATATGGGGGAGCAAATCAAAGTTCTTGATATCGCCAGGAGTCTGATTCGGTTGTCAGGACTCATTCCAGGTAAGGATATTCCTATTCGATTCGTCGGTCTCCGTCCTGGGGAAAAACTTTATGAGGAATTAGTCGGGGAGGGAGAGATTGCCGTGCAATCATCCCTGGAGAAAATCTTACAGATTCGGACGATAAGGCAACTCGACTTCGAAGAGTTTCGAGAAAGGCTATCTGCATTAGAGGCCGCAAGTTATCGCGACGAAACGAGCGTGCTGCTTGAACGACTCAAGGAGATAGTCCCGATGTTCCACGCATGCGTTTCGGATACCGAGTCTTCGACCGTGTCGACTGGTTCGCTGTAA
- the gltB gene encoding glutamate synthase large subunit: MNIPGFPSRQGLYDPQHEKDSCGIGFVVNIKGKKSHDIVRKGLQVLENLTHRGAQGCDPCTGDGAGILLQVPHTFLKRVAGDAGVSLPEVGEYGVGQLFLPPDADSRRLCEKLFAEVLGEEGLRLLGWRDVPVKSDMIGSVARTTEPFMRQIFVARDALNEAQFERRLYVIRRRVEKAVAESAIQGREHFYVSSLSANTIVYKGLLLPHQMAAYYQDLTDERMASALALVHSRFSTNTFPTWPRAHPYRYVCHNGEINTLKGNVNWMRARQGRLHSDLFGKDMEKLFPIVSDNQSDSACLDNALEFLLLGGRSLPHAMMMLIPEPWVANAQMDLDRRGFYQYHAAMMEPWDGPAAVCFTDGKMIGATLDRNGLRPCRYQVMADGTVVLASEAGVLPVPANEIRMKGRLMPGRMFLVDTVQGRIIDDEEIKSDIAKRKPYRSWVTQYGVSLDELPEPLNVPQPDHPTIRQRQQAFGYTVEELKMVITPMIVNGEEPVSSMGTDTPLAVLSDRPQLLFKYFKQLFAQVTNPPIDPIREQLVMSLVTNIGPKPNLMDESPESCRRIKVQQPILTNADLQKIRGISDPNFKSKTLRMLFRVTEGADGLGAAVDELCKEASQAIKEGYKFLILSDRGVDEAWAPLPSLLGISAVHHHLVRECTRTEVGLILETGEPRDVHQFACLIGYGAGTINPYLVFETLVDMERDGYLPEGLDAQTAEGKFIKAINKGLLKIFSKMGISTVQSYCGAQIFEAIGLNHEVIERYFTGTASRVEGVGIRDIGEETLRRHLTAYEPAAIRQLDFGGEVHYRIQSEHHNWNPETIYKLQHASRANDAKTYAEFAGLVNDESQRRSNLRGLLDFKFAPQPIPIEEVEPAKEIVRRFNTGAMSFGSISKEAHETLAIAMNRLGGKSNTGEGGEDPERFTPLPNGDSKNSYIKQVASARFGVTAHYLVNARELQIKMAQGAKPGEGGQLPGHKVDENIARFRYATPGVQLISPPPHHDIYSIEDLAQLIFDLKNSNPDAGVSVKLVAEVGVGTVAAGVAKAHADKVLISGDSGGTGASPLASIKYAGIPWELGLAETHQTLVLNDLRGRIRVETDGQMKTGRDVVIATLLGAEEYGFATAPLVVEGCIMMRKCHLNTCPVGIATQDPELRKKFDGKPEHIVNYLFFVAEEARQVMAKLGFRTINEMVGRVDKLKITKAVDHWKAKGLNLAPLLTAPDVPADVPRYCVQKQDHGLADILDNRLVELCKAAIEKGEKVSLDLPIKNINRTTGTVLSSKIVKKYGPDGLPEDTISIRFAGSAGQSFGAFLAKGITLTLEGESNDYIGKGLSGGKIIVFPPKNILYNPEETILIGNTSLYGATQGEAYFYGMAGERFAVRNSGAQAVVEGTGDHGCEYMTGGVVVVLGKTGRNFAAGMSGGVAFVLDQVGTFQSRCNTGMVELEAVTMAEDKRLLHDLITKHFMYTGSRKAKQVLDAFEATLPKFVKVMPVDYKRVLEERKRKASAVH; the protein is encoded by the coding sequence ATGAACATTCCTGGGTTTCCCAGCCGCCAGGGACTCTACGATCCTCAGCACGAGAAGGACTCTTGTGGGATCGGCTTTGTCGTCAATATCAAGGGGAAGAAATCCCATGACATTGTCCGTAAAGGGCTTCAAGTCTTGGAGAATCTGACCCATCGTGGAGCGCAGGGCTGTGATCCTTGTACGGGAGACGGGGCCGGAATTCTTTTGCAGGTCCCGCACACGTTCCTGAAACGGGTCGCAGGGGATGCCGGCGTGTCATTGCCGGAAGTCGGCGAGTACGGGGTGGGGCAGTTGTTTCTGCCGCCCGATGCAGATTCCCGACGGCTGTGCGAGAAGTTGTTCGCTGAAGTCCTTGGGGAAGAGGGTCTGCGCCTGCTCGGCTGGCGTGATGTGCCGGTCAAAAGCGACATGATCGGCTCGGTAGCGCGAACGACGGAGCCGTTCATGCGCCAGATCTTTGTCGCGCGCGACGCGCTGAATGAGGCACAGTTCGAGCGAAGACTCTATGTGATCCGCAGGCGGGTTGAGAAGGCCGTGGCAGAGTCGGCGATTCAAGGACGAGAACATTTCTACGTATCCAGCTTGTCGGCCAACACCATTGTCTATAAAGGGTTGCTGTTGCCGCATCAAATGGCTGCCTACTACCAAGACCTCACCGACGAACGGATGGCAAGCGCACTGGCCTTGGTGCACTCACGCTTCAGTACGAATACCTTTCCGACTTGGCCGCGGGCCCATCCCTATCGGTATGTGTGCCACAACGGAGAGATCAATACCTTGAAGGGAAATGTCAATTGGATGAGGGCTCGCCAAGGCCGCCTTCATTCCGATCTGTTCGGGAAGGACATGGAGAAATTGTTCCCGATCGTCTCCGACAATCAAAGCGACTCGGCCTGTCTCGACAACGCCCTAGAGTTTCTTCTGCTCGGCGGCCGCTCGCTGCCGCATGCCATGATGATGTTGATTCCCGAACCGTGGGTGGCCAATGCCCAGATGGATTTGGATCGCCGGGGCTTCTACCAGTATCACGCGGCGATGATGGAGCCGTGGGACGGGCCGGCGGCGGTCTGTTTTACCGACGGCAAGATGATCGGCGCCACCCTGGATCGCAACGGTCTCCGCCCCTGTCGCTATCAGGTCATGGCGGACGGCACGGTCGTCTTGGCGTCGGAGGCCGGAGTCTTACCGGTTCCAGCGAACGAGATCCGCATGAAGGGCCGGCTCATGCCTGGACGCATGTTTTTGGTCGATACGGTGCAGGGCCGGATCATTGACGACGAAGAGATCAAGTCCGACATCGCCAAGCGGAAGCCCTATCGCAGTTGGGTGACGCAATACGGTGTCTCCCTCGATGAGCTGCCGGAGCCGTTGAATGTTCCGCAGCCGGATCACCCGACGATCAGGCAGCGGCAGCAAGCCTTCGGCTATACGGTCGAGGAGCTCAAGATGGTTATCACGCCCATGATCGTGAACGGCGAAGAGCCGGTGTCGTCGATGGGCACTGACACACCGTTGGCGGTGCTGTCCGATCGACCGCAGCTCTTGTTCAAGTACTTCAAGCAACTGTTCGCCCAGGTCACGAATCCGCCGATCGATCCGATTCGCGAACAGCTCGTGATGTCGCTCGTCACGAACATCGGTCCCAAGCCGAATTTGATGGATGAGTCGCCCGAATCTTGCCGCCGCATCAAGGTGCAACAGCCGATTCTGACGAACGCCGATCTCCAAAAGATCCGCGGCATCTCCGATCCGAATTTCAAGAGCAAGACGCTCCGCATGTTATTCCGCGTGACTGAAGGAGCGGACGGTCTCGGTGCGGCGGTCGATGAACTGTGCAAGGAGGCGTCACAGGCGATCAAGGAGGGGTACAAGTTCTTGATTCTCAGCGATCGCGGGGTCGATGAAGCGTGGGCGCCCCTTCCAAGCCTCCTGGGTATTTCAGCCGTGCACCATCATCTGGTGCGGGAATGCACGAGAACCGAAGTCGGGTTGATTCTGGAGACCGGGGAGCCGCGCGATGTCCATCAGTTCGCCTGTTTGATCGGCTACGGCGCCGGGACGATCAATCCATATCTGGTCTTCGAAACGCTCGTGGACATGGAGCGCGACGGCTATCTGCCGGAAGGGCTCGACGCGCAGACCGCGGAAGGCAAATTCATCAAGGCCATCAACAAGGGCTTGCTCAAGATCTTTTCGAAGATGGGTATCTCGACCGTGCAGTCCTACTGTGGAGCCCAGATATTCGAGGCCATCGGGTTGAATCATGAAGTCATCGAGCGCTACTTCACCGGCACGGCGTCGCGCGTCGAAGGAGTCGGGATTCGCGATATTGGTGAAGAAACGCTGCGCCGGCACCTCACGGCTTACGAACCGGCGGCGATCCGCCAACTGGATTTCGGCGGAGAGGTTCACTATCGCATTCAGAGCGAGCACCATAACTGGAATCCGGAAACAATCTATAAACTACAGCATGCCAGTCGCGCGAACGATGCGAAGACCTATGCCGAATTCGCTGGACTCGTCAACGACGAGAGTCAACGGCGGTCGAATCTGCGTGGCCTGCTCGATTTTAAGTTCGCGCCGCAGCCGATTCCCATCGAAGAAGTGGAGCCGGCGAAAGAAATCGTCAGGCGCTTCAACACGGGCGCGATGTCGTTCGGGTCGATCAGTAAAGAAGCGCATGAAACGCTCGCGATTGCCATGAACCGGCTCGGCGGCAAGAGCAACACGGGCGAAGGCGGTGAGGACCCAGAGCGGTTCACACCCTTACCGAACGGCGATTCGAAGAACAGCTACATCAAGCAGGTGGCCTCGGCTCGATTCGGAGTTACTGCTCATTATCTCGTCAACGCGCGGGAATTGCAGATCAAGATGGCGCAAGGAGCCAAGCCGGGCGAAGGCGGCCAGCTGCCGGGACATAAGGTGGACGAGAACATCGCGCGCTTCCGTTATGCCACCCCGGGCGTGCAACTGATTTCGCCGCCGCCGCATCACGACATCTATTCGATCGAGGACTTAGCCCAGCTCATCTTCGACTTGAAGAATTCCAATCCGGACGCCGGTGTCTCCGTGAAACTGGTGGCGGAGGTCGGCGTCGGCACGGTCGCAGCCGGTGTCGCCAAGGCCCATGCGGATAAGGTGCTCATCAGCGGCGATTCTGGCGGGACCGGCGCGTCTCCATTGGCATCGATCAAGTACGCCGGGATCCCTTGGGAGCTGGGCCTGGCAGAAACTCACCAAACGCTGGTTCTCAACGACCTGCGCGGCCGCATCCGAGTCGAGACCGATGGCCAGATGAAGACCGGCCGCGACGTCGTCATCGCCACCTTGTTGGGGGCCGAGGAATATGGGTTCGCGACAGCGCCGCTGGTCGTCGAAGGCTGCATCATGATGCGGAAGTGTCATCTGAATACCTGTCCCGTCGGCATTGCGACGCAAGATCCGGAATTACGCAAGAAGTTCGACGGCAAACCGGAACACATCGTGAACTATCTCTTCTTCGTGGCCGAAGAAGCACGGCAGGTGATGGCAAAACTAGGTTTCCGGACGATCAACGAGATGGTCGGCCGTGTCGACAAGCTCAAGATCACCAAAGCCGTCGACCACTGGAAAGCCAAGGGATTGAATCTCGCGCCGCTGCTGACGGCTCCTGATGTCCCGGCGGATGTACCGCGCTATTGTGTTCAGAAGCAGGACCATGGTCTCGCCGACATACTCGACAACAGGCTCGTCGAACTATGCAAGGCTGCGATCGAGAAGGGTGAGAAGGTCAGCCTCGATCTCCCGATCAAGAACATCAACCGCACGACTGGCACGGTGCTCTCGAGCAAAATTGTGAAGAAGTACGGCCCGGACGGGTTGCCGGAAGACACGATTTCGATTAGGTTCGCTGGCTCAGCCGGTCAGTCGTTCGGGGCGTTCCTTGCGAAAGGCATCACGCTGACATTGGAAGGTGAGTCCAACGACTATATCGGTAAGGGATTGTCCGGCGGCAAGATCATCGTCTTCCCGCCGAAGAACATTCTTTATAACCCAGAGGAGACAATTTTGATCGGCAATACGTCACTCTATGGAGCAACGCAAGGGGAGGCCTACTTCTACGGGATGGCGGGTGAGCGGTTTGCCGTACGGAACAGCGGAGCGCAGGCTGTCGTTGAAGGGACGGGTGATCACGGTTGTGAATACATGACCGGTGGAGTGGTCGTGGTGCTTGGCAAGACCGGCCGTAATTTCGCGGCCGGCATGTCTGGGGGAGTGGCATTCGTGCTGGACCAGGTGGGGACATTCCAGAGCCGTTGTAACACCGGGATGGTCGAGTTAGAAGCGGTCACGATGGCCGAAGATAAGCGGCTCCTGCATGATCTGATCACAAAGCACTTCATGTACACGGGCAGCCGTAAGGCCAAGCAAGTGCTCGATGCATTCGAGGCCACCTTGCCGAAGTTTGTGAAGGTGATGCCGGTGGATTACAAACGAGTCTTGGAAGAACGGAAGCGTAAGGCGAGCGCGGTGCACTAG